Below is a window of Ananas comosus cultivar F153 linkage group 9, ASM154086v1, whole genome shotgun sequence DNA.
TGGGAACACTACATGACTCAATTATTTACTTACGTCAAAAGTCTCATTCTCTTAAGTTCCTAAGTCTTTAGAGTTGTCCCAAGGCTTAAAGTTTATCAACAGTACCTGAGAACATTTTTCTAGACTCTAATACCATTCTTATTTGTCACTCCCCAATTCCCGCTAATTGGATTGGCTCGGGTATGTGCAACAGACTCGCTGAACTGTCAAGATTTCTCTACCTGCATGAAATAAAAACATACGCCAAGCTTTACAATAGATACATGATGTCAATACATAGAGCATCAACATATTTAACTACTAAATTAAAACTATTACAATTGAATTTTGCACATAGAGCATCTGAGTATTTAAGTACTAAATTGAAGCTATTACAACTGAATATCTTTAGAGTTTACAagtcatgatttttttttcaaaaatattacatatattatatctatacaAAAAGGGCCCTCTAGACCAACGTACTATGATCTAGTTAACACGCGACGCCCTTTACCGTGATCCTATGCCTTGTCGGCAGTAGGTAGCTCTGAAAAATAACAACCACAAAAAGGTGAGTACCTGAAATAAGTTCACATTAATAGGTGCAATCACCGAAACTGGTGCTCTACAGTCACTTGGTCTAAAGGAGGCATACTAGAACAATAATACATTATGAAGCAACTAATTCTACAATAGAAATGCATGAAAGAGAAAGTACCACTACTATacctcaaatatatataatatgccacaacaaaatatattatcatttgGCTTACGTGGTTATCGTAACGTTTCTTTACCTCTAACGAACCATTGGGTTTGGTTCCACATATTGCTAAACATCTTGTGGAGAGTCGAAGGAAATCGAATCCCTCCAAATGGTAGGCATTTGGCATCGAAGGAAATTAGCATCACCAAGTATATATGGTGTAGGGTGTCGAGGGCAATCAACATCACCCAATATGGAGTGGGGCGTGGAGGATAATCGACGTTACCCAATATGACCCTTCCTGATGGTCACGACATGTCTCGTAATCACATCCTAAATTTTCATAACTTTTAGGGTTAtccactatatatattcatataaacaCTCTCTTACTCTCTTGCTCAACATTTGCCGAGAGTTCATATGTCACTATATTCATATGTAAGGTTCCAACCTAGATTAGATGCCATGCTTATTATACCTATGTTCCAAGGTTCACCTGATATTCATCATATACAATATATCCTTTTTATTTAACATATTCAAGGGTTAGAAACCTTATTTTTTTAGGTCAAATTCTAATATGCCTTTTGACCTCCTAGAATCCATAATATGCAACCAAATACATTTTTAATCTGCCTTTTACCCATTATACATGCAAAAGGACAAAGAAAATTTTAGAcaaagaggagatcaaaccaCTCCGATGATATTTCCCACCTTCTCTTAGATCTTCCTTATAAAGAGTTCTTGATCCGGCCCTTTggaatatcaaaaaaaaaaaaaaaaaaatctagaaaaaattTCTGATCAAGTTAGAACCCTCCTTTAATTAAATGTAGGGAGAAATAGTTGCCTTTTCTCTCCTAAAGCTCCCTCTAGATGTTCTTGATCTCTTCGAAGCCTCCAAGGAGATGGATCTCTAAGATCCAACAAAGGGAAAACTAGGGTTCCACATactttaaagagagagaggaagaagagagggagagtgaaAGAGGAAAGAGGGTGAGAGGTAAGGTTTGGCTGTGAAAAAGGTTTATATATACAAGTGCAACATTTGCACTTGAACTCCCCACAAAATTATACATGCAAATAACCCAACCGCTTTCTATGCGCCAGGTTTTCGGTGCCTACCTAAACTTCCGAGGGCTTGAAGGCTACACCAGCAGCGTACAGCCAGTAATCCAGACGCCCATCTAATCTGCCCGAACTATATTTTGGCGCCCGTAGACAAGACCGAGCGTCTGATTGTTTATTGCGTCGCACGGCCAACCCTCTTGGGTTGAGCATTCGAAAGTTATTCGGACACTCGTGCGGGACCGTCTGAAAGTTCTTTGGGTGCTCACAGAGGCCTTTGGACACTtgaatatatgttttttttttttttcgtgtacTTGAGCTCTCGGATAGCGCATCCAACCAAAAGAGGGTTTAGATGCCCTCataaggaaaaattctagaatgcaacggatatattagtgacgtggcgtaacaaaccaatcaaattaatctttttaaaaatatatgtcccattatgattataaaaaagtatttttattgtacttttgtttgaaaagaaagaatgtgattggcttgttattgatgacgtggtgtaagtgtgacggtgtagaattcctccctcATAAGAGGTCCAGAAAGATTTCAGATGCTCCTAGGCAGCCTAGGTGCCCGAACACTGACCAGGCAAAACCAATTCTTGGGTAGAATGTATGTGTCGTCCTGGCCGAGCTATCCAAAGTAGCTTCAAGCACCTGAATTCTTATCCTAGGTGTCTGAAAAGTGTAGAACTTCAAATTCTACTTCTTTTGGTACTTCATTTCGATTCGAATTGACTTCCATTTGATCCAAGCTTAGTCCAAGCTACTCCAAATCCATTTtaatcatgtttagcatgacTTTAATTCGCATTTTGTCATTTCAGCCAAAGTTCGGTATACCACAACGTTCAAGGAGGAGCTTTAGTAGAGCAACTGAAATAGTtttggatatgaatatcaaaaatgaaAACTCGACGGATTTAAATTTGGGTATGGATTTGATTATATCTGATCCAAACCGAAAACCGACcagaacccgaatttatttggcgttatatataatatatacagatatttgatgttatatttgaatatgtattttaaaaatttagatttaatttaatatatttcaaaatattataaagagaaataaatGTTTCGGGTTCGAATATTTGGGTTCGGGCTAGGGTTCGGATTTCAGATTTTTACTCAGGTATGGGTGTGGATACGATTTTCTAAAATTCGTTGGATttaggttcgggtttgggtttcggGTCTGATAGTCGGGCTCgggtttgaatttttaaaaatcctcTCAGAATCCTAACCCTTTATATCTCTACTGTggatgaaaagaaaagatagatagagaaaaaggaaataaagagagaaaagggatttgataatatagtaaagataaaattactaaatttactcatttattaaaatatcaaaatatccttttttttggATACCTGGTAATCCGTACCTCTCTCAACATGACCTACTATTACAtgtcataatttaaaaaaaattaaatctgagccATTGAATAGAAATAAAGGAACGGTATCgagaaaaaaaacaagtatAGAAGCTCTACTCTACTATTTATTATTGAACTTCTCTTAATTAGAAACAGCATAatttaaagtaattaaaaaaGTCTAACTTATTTATATTCACAGTTCGAAGATTATCATAGAGAGCGAGCTTCAAGTGGGTTAGCACATAATAATTCGTTTGCAAGTCCTGCGATCTCATCAGACTACATTCGTCATGTAATTATCTTACCTTTCtattatttataacttttaCAAAGTTAAGAAATTATTATATCCTTGAATCAATTGCCGATAAAGCTTTTCTTTGTAATTCAAGATCTGTTTCATTTTTACACTAGCTGCATTTATCTTTTTCATGTATCTTGCTTGTTAATATGAATACTATGCATGTAATTGAATCCTTTATGCAATTGTAGTAGATAAAATCAAAGTATTTAACATGCAATTAGATTAAagacatattatgattttttaatataaagatATTTGTTTTTCTAAAGTTACTTCACTCTCTCTAATCTTAATAATATTTATGTGTCTCAATTTGTATATATTATCGGCAACtgtaattttacataatttgtTTCTTTGTAGTGGGCTGACTATGAAACAGTGTATGGGGAATATTATGGTACTCGAGCCAAGATAAATCTCTGGGCTCATCCAGATTTAACACGTTCTCAAACAAGTTCGACTGTACTGTGGGTTCTCAACTTTGATGATGCCCCTAATGTCATAGAAGTAGGATTTCATGTACGCAATATAAATTCTTTCAAGCACATAATATAAGTTCTTATTGCTCTCCAAAAATGCAAAGTTACTATAAAGATGGGAAGTTGATGCTACAATACGTAAAAATACTTGAAGAAGAGGCaaagtataaaattattcagtaagtttaaattaatattgtgcctgcactttgttctttttaAGAGCCTATATTTTGATAGTCGTCAAATATTATACAGTTATTCTCTACAAATAATTTGGATAGTTTGCAGTTAAATACGGCTTTAATTATGAAcaataagggcatgtttggttcacctatttaaGATTAtgaaatcggaatggaattcattgattccgatagttgtcgtttattttataggaatcggattctgattcccattccactccggaatgggaatggccaaatccatttatgattCAATCCGGCTTAAGATTCCGGATtggctcattccaaagtaaactattcaaaatcctctttcatcAACATCTACTttctctcccttcatcacttttctctctcttaatcaaaaccctctctcaaaaattttaaattttcattccgattttcattccaataatgaaccaaacatttttggatgattcgtcattccattttccattccaaagTAATCCAATTCTGTTTTCCATTCCTATtacaatcatgaaccaaacatgccctaagagaACAAAGTGCATGGCATAATAACATATGC
It encodes the following:
- the LOC109714779 gene encoding uncharacterized protein LOC109714779: MDPPINKSQFEDYHRERASSGLAHNNSFASPAISSDYIRHWADYETVYGEYYGTRAKINLWAHPDLTRSQTSSTVLWVLNFDDAPNVIEVGFHLGYHQLKAKSEDVYKTVFRMQYGHYNFTMMPYRFTNAAAVGYDEQSV